CCAGATTTTCAATGAATTTTTAAACTACACCAAAGCTCAAGACATCTCTTACACTCCTGCAGATTTAGATAGCACACGTAGCTTTATTGAAAATAGCATCAAAAGCGAATTGGTGCGCAAGGTGCACGGAGATATTGATGCTTACAAGATTACCATCTCCCAAGATAAACAGTTACAAGAAGCTGTAGATTTATTCGATAAATTCAACAGCCTTAACGAAATGTTTGTATATGCTGAAGGCATAAACAAACGGAGGTAATGATGGTTCAATTTGAACAAATCAAAGATATGCTAATTTTTATAGCCGATGATGATGAAATTAACTTAAAGCTCATTAAAACGGTTCTAAACAAAGCTGGATTCCAAAACCTAAAGCTTTTTTTTGGTGGAAAATCCATGATGGAAGAGCTTACACATAACCGGCCGGACCTCCTGCTGCTAGATATCATGATGCCCGGATTTAGTGGTTTCGATGTGTTGGAATGGATCAAAGAAGATAAGCTCCTAACAGATATCCCCATCATAATGATAACTGCTGCCTCTTTGGATGATAATATGGAACCCCTAGCTCGCAGTTTCGAACTGGGAGCAA
The Candidatus Cloacimonadota bacterium genome window above contains:
- a CDS encoding response regulator; translated protein: MMVQFEQIKDMLIFIADDDEINLKLIKTVLNKAGFQNLKLFFGGKSMMEELTHNRPDLLLLDIMMPGFSGFDVLEWIKEDKLLTDIPIIMITAASLDDNMEPLARSFELGAMDFISKPFSNLELVQRVKSALRMEKQRQALEKAASQIRSLEKLLPICSYCKKIRADKNYWQEVEG